The following are encoded in a window of Capillibacterium thermochitinicola genomic DNA:
- a CDS encoding transglutaminase domain-containing protein produces the protein MKKRQNHWLLTLTLCLLMILSNAKQTLAQGVKYDEEAPGVAYPFIWSSPGSPYLTELRNKYSLEGKVAGCENDYEKARAIVAWVNCLWEHHGINTPRRSDPLSILEEVEEGKRFRCVEYAIVVAGALNALGIPARTVGLKTKYVESELFGAGHVVAEAYLNDLGKWIMIDGQWGVIPTLDGTPLNAVELQQALASQTAGLDVYNDSGVDKEEYFNWIKDYLYYIDVPFDNRTGIDPEEYAGGILMLVPEKAIRPEKFQIKWRIKNAVYTHAVRDLYPRLTPEIYEDVAEKIAEIQKLFQSKSVDAQTGLYIEEIVIAGLDRTKEGIVKEQLPFKVGDKWTREQQELAEQRLGQLAVFNPLNVRVRAERIGGESVRVLVSTEDVHPFMVHPVKISLIGEVTKAVIFKGIDLLDQKFSHRIINPWGNGLSISAGVHWGTAPWWKIGLDYAGTQGKVYSWDYMNFICNDESFNQTHYHMEGFKTRFALAYLPAAGWKWTIALNYQENNFQVDQENKGQTYLSVETEIKRKKEEDIDLRFTYGKSLRKEEPDFQQGEISWTKVTGFNNNKLISRVCTGISSQETPLNYQFKGGGKGGIPLRGHEYNLAGNRYLSGYTEFHKLIVGNAFIGLFDLWGMAFIDYAKIIPAHRSYSDLPWEIDGGVGVVCDTPFGLLKAEVGLDNFKEKPIYYLTFEKNF, from the coding sequence ACTGATGATCCTTTCCAACGCAAAGCAGACATTGGCGCAGGGTGTTAAGTATGATGAAGAAGCGCCCGGCGTTGCTTATCCGTTTATCTGGAGCAGCCCCGGCAGTCCTTACTTAACTGAACTACGCAACAAATACAGTTTGGAAGGGAAAGTCGCCGGCTGCGAAAATGATTATGAAAAAGCAAGGGCCATTGTTGCCTGGGTGAACTGCCTCTGGGAACATCATGGCATAAATACGCCCCGACGAAGCGATCCCCTTTCGATTCTCGAAGAAGTTGAAGAGGGAAAACGATTCCGTTGCGTTGAGTACGCCATTGTGGTCGCCGGTGCTTTAAACGCCCTGGGCATCCCCGCCCGTACCGTCGGTTTAAAAACCAAATATGTTGAGAGCGAATTATTTGGCGCCGGTCATGTGGTGGCAGAAGCTTATCTTAATGACCTCGGCAAGTGGATTATGATCGACGGCCAGTGGGGAGTTATTCCGACTTTAGACGGCACTCCTCTTAATGCGGTTGAACTACAACAGGCTTTGGCGAGCCAAACTGCGGGTTTGGATGTTTATAACGATTCCGGGGTCGATAAAGAGGAATATTTTAACTGGATCAAAGATTACTTGTACTATATTGATGTCCCCTTTGACAACCGTACCGGTATCGATCCGGAGGAATATGCCGGCGGTATATTGATGCTTGTACCTGAGAAGGCAATCCGGCCGGAAAAGTTTCAAATCAAATGGCGTATTAAGAATGCCGTTTACACTCATGCCGTTCGCGATTTATACCCCAGACTGACCCCGGAGATCTACGAAGATGTCGCGGAGAAGATAGCAGAAATTCAAAAGCTTTTTCAAAGCAAAAGTGTTGATGCGCAAACCGGTCTTTATATTGAAGAGATTGTCATTGCCGGTTTGGATCGCACCAAGGAAGGTATTGTTAAGGAGCAATTGCCCTTTAAAGTAGGGGACAAGTGGACGCGGGAACAACAGGAATTGGCGGAGCAGCGTCTGGGCCAGTTGGCAGTCTTCAATCCTCTAAACGTAAGAGTACGGGCGGAGAGGATTGGCGGGGAGAGCGTCAGGGTCCTTGTCTCGACTGAAGATGTTCATCCTTTCATGGTTCATCCGGTGAAAATTTCTTTGATTGGTGAGGTAACCAAGGCAGTTATCTTTAAAGGGATTGATTTGTTGGATCAAAAGTTTAGCCACCGGATCATCAACCCGTGGGGAAACGGGTTGAGTATTTCCGCAGGAGTTCATTGGGGTACGGCTCCCTGGTGGAAAATAGGGTTGGATTATGCGGGGACGCAAGGAAAAGTATATTCTTGGGATTATATGAATTTTATCTGTAATGACGAATCCTTTAATCAAACCCATTATCATATGGAAGGGTTCAAGACCAGGTTTGCGTTGGCTTATCTTCCCGCCGCCGGCTGGAAATGGACCATTGCCCTTAATTATCAGGAAAACAATTTTCAGGTTGATCAAGAAAATAAGGGGCAAACGTATCTTTCGGTGGAAACGGAAATAAAGCGGAAGAAAGAGGAGGATATAGACCTTAGATTTACATACGGCAAATCCTTAAGAAAAGAAGAACCCGATTTTCAACAAGGGGAAATATCTTGGACGAAAGTGACGGGCTTCAATAACAATAAGCTGATTAGCAGGGTGTGCACCGGGATCTCTTCACAGGAGACTCCTCTTAATTATCAGTTTAAGGGAGGGGGTAAAGGCGGGATCCCCTTAAGAGGACACGAGTATAATTTGGCGGGAAATCGGTATCTGTCAGGTTATACCGAGTTTCATAAATTAATCGTTGGTAATGCGTTTATAGGTCTATTTGACCTGTGGGGTATGGCCTTTATTGATTATGCTAAAATTATCCCGGCTCACCGCAGTTACTCTGATCTGCCCTGGGAGATTGACGGAGGAGTGGGAGTCGTCTGCGATACGCCCTTCGGTTTGCTAAAAGCAGAGGTTGGCTTGGACAATTTTAAAGAAAAACCCATCTATTATCTTACTTTTGAAAAGAATTTTTAA